The following nucleotide sequence is from Azoarcus sp. CIB.
CGTGCCGAACACCACCACCGGATGCGGCCCGAACATGTTGATGTGCACCGCCGACGAGGCGTTGGCGCCAAGCCGCGAGATGCGCTTGATGATGATCGCCGCCTCGGTGATGCCCAGGCCCGCCCCGCCGTATTCCTGGGGCATGGTCACGCCCATCCAGCCGGCCTTGACCAGGTCGTCTACAAACTCCTGCGGAAAACGCTTTTCGTTTTCTGCGCGCAGCCAGTAATTGTCATCGTAGACATCGCAGATTTCGCCGATGGCCGCTTCGATTGCCCGCTGTTCTTCATTCAACGAAAAATCCATTTCGTACTCCTCGATAAGTGGTCTTGTTATTCCAGCAGCGCCGCCGGCACCCGCACCGGCATGTCCAGCAGCATCTGAGCGAAAGCCTTGCCCAACGGATCGCTGCGCGGCGACGCCATGCCGCCGCCGGCCAGCGCGCCCTGCAGCAGGAAGTTGAAGGCGCCGACGCCCGGCACGTCGAAGCGGCTCACCGCCCCTTCGACGAAGTGGCCAAAGTATTCGCGCACCCGCTCCGCGGTGAGTTCCGCGCGCAGCACCCCTATCCATTTCGGATCGCGGGCGATGACGCCGATATTCACGCTGTTGCCCTTGTCGCCGCTGCGCCCGTGGGCGATGCGCAACAGCGGCACTTCCAACGTGGCCACGTCATCCATCGATGGCACAGGCTCGGTGTAGGTTGTGGCGACATGCGCCGTCGTCGTTTCCTGCAACTCGGCGGGAAGCTGGATCGACCAGTGTTCGCCGGCTACCGTTGCGCTTACCTTGAATTCCGTTTTCGGCGCCAGGAAGGAGAACAACTTGACGATGGGCGACGGGCGCGGACGGCCACCGCCGATGCTGGTCATGCCCGGCGCCCAGGAAACTGCACCGGGGGCGATTTCGGCGGCGAACAGTTCCAGTGCGTCGCGATTCGCATGCTCGACCACCAGCCGCAGCACCACCTCGCGGCTGACGGCAATCCGGGAGTGGGGACCGAAAGCGGCTTCGGTGCCGATCACTTCCGAATACACCAGGCGGTAGTCGCCCATCCCGCGCGCTTCGAACATGCGCCGCGTGCGCGCCAGGATGGCTTCCGCCACCCGCTGCGCCTTGCGCTCCGCGCGCCCGCCGATCAGGGTGATGTTGGCGACGCAGCGCCAGCCGTCGGCGTAGGTCGCGGAGACCTTGTAGCAGGGGCCGGGCGCGTAGCCGCGCGCGCCCTCCACCAGTACCCGGTCCGGGCCGTCGCCGTTCATGCGCACGGCCGTGAAATCGCAAATGACATCGGGCAGCAGATAGGCCGCCGGGTCGCCGATCTCGTAGACCATCTGCTCGGCGACGGTGGCCGGCGTGACCAGGCCGCCGGTGCCGGCCGGCTTGGTGACCACGAAGCTGCCGTCGGACCGGCATTCGACGATCGGATAGCCGATGTTGTCCCAGCCCTCCACCGTCTCCCAGTCGGTAAACAACCCGCCGGTGGCCTGCGGGCCGCATTCGATCAAATGCCCGGCCAGGCTGCCGGCGGCGAGCAGGTCGTAGTCCCGCGCCGACCAGCCGAACTCGTGCATCAATGCCGCCAACGGCAGGGCACTATCCACGCAGCGGCCGGTGATCACCACCTGGGCACCGTGCTTCAGGGCCTCGACGATAGGCAAGGCCCCCAGGTAGGCGTTGGCGCTCATCACCTTGGCCGGCAGCGGCTGCCCCGAGTGGAGGTCCCGGACATCCTCGGCGCGGAAATCGTCGACTCTGGAGAGCACATCGTCGCCCTCGACCACTGCGATTCGCAGCGCCAGGCCCTCGGCTTCCGCCAGCCGCTG
It contains:
- a CDS encoding acyclic terpene utilization AtuA family protein is translated as MTDRIVRIGGASGFWGDSAEAAPQLVRSGKLDYLTFDYLAELTMSILSRARAQDPAAGYARDFVDVAMRSVLREVVAGGIKVLSNAGGVNPRACAEALQRLAEAEGLALRIAVVEGDDVLSRVDDFRAEDVRDLHSGQPLPAKVMSANAYLGALPIVEALKHGAQVVITGRCVDSALPLAALMHEFGWSARDYDLLAAGSLAGHLIECGPQATGGLFTDWETVEGWDNIGYPIVECRSDGSFVVTKPAGTGGLVTPATVAEQMVYEIGDPAAYLLPDVICDFTAVRMNGDGPDRVLVEGARGYAPGPCYKVSATYADGWRCVANITLIGGRAERKAQRVAEAILARTRRMFEARGMGDYRLVYSEVIGTEAAFGPHSRIAVSREVVLRLVVEHANRDALELFAAEIAPGAVSWAPGMTSIGGGRPRPSPIVKLFSFLAPKTEFKVSATVAGEHWSIQLPAELQETTTAHVATTYTEPVPSMDDVATLEVPLLRIAHGRSGDKGNSVNIGVIARDPKWIGVLRAELTAERVREYFGHFVEGAVSRFDVPGVGAFNFLLQGALAGGGMASPRSDPLGKAFAQMLLDMPVRVPAALLE